aattcaaatctgtgtttattacataaaataaagtcttttgatttgaaaagtaTCATATCTGTTATtttagaactaaaaaaaattgattttttttttttttggtttgtaaaagatcagatctgttttatgataataaaaaagatgGTTTTTTGATaacagaaaaatcagatctgtttttatgttgtaaaagaatgaaaaatattttttaaagagagagtttcacacataatttaaatttatgcagcatgaattaaataaaacaaacacaaacacaatcatgtttataatctttttctttatttcaaaatctgcatatgttaaagaaaaatcagatctgttgtatctaagaaagatacaaatcagtttttaactttaaaatattCAGATTTGCATCTAATAAAGATTAAGGTTTTTAGACCcagaccgttcattgaaccgtcaAAGGGAGagtttcaaggtttttgaggtcgaatctgggtcgaaccgtgataacgtcataattaatttaataattaattaaagcctaaatatagatattaagtttataaaactagcaaaattgacaatatatctatatatgtgagggaaatttaatgattttaagtatatatttaataattaaataataaagttaataaaataaaataataaccataaaaacattaaaatttatgattaatttttgaagtaaagttgaatatctttgaaggattttaattataatttttttttattccttgtaaaagatggataatttaattaagtagaataaattgtgttaagttgtttttataataaaaaaaaaaaatgctaaggggttcacggaattaacaaaaaatttggttctttatgcttaaaaaaccgATTTTCATCCTGGTTCTCGGTTTTCACAGTCCGACCTCCCGGTCCGGTaggggtctgaaaaccttgcttTCAACTACCATTTTTCAGAATTGAGTAGGATAAAAACAATGATAGTATATCGTCATATTAGGGCTTTTGTTGGAGCCATTTGGATGAGGGCCAACTAAGGAGTGAGAATGACTTGTCTTTCAACTGccatgtttgttttattttgaaaataaataaaaataatttgaattacAATAAATTTACAGCGATAGAGGTAAAGAGTGTTCTGTGGTATTGGAAAGTTCAATTAAAAGTGAGAAAATTCCTTTTAGTGTGCGTTTAGCGTTGGCTTaaaaagctagttttttttactattcagcttatttttgctactattcatggatctcattgtactttttagtactatcCATGAGTTTAactgtactattttagttttatctacagtactttaagtaaaaaaattttagttttaactATATAAACTGTTCCCAAACAAACACTTAAGGTCTGTTTGTATTGCGTGTCCGCGTTTcaggccctttttttttttttattttttttaattttaaccagcgtgttatgcactgttcattggCCATGAACAATGTATTTAGGCCAATGAATAGTGTCAAACAGtaataaacagtaaaaaaattatttttttattgttttcagttttcagcaaaataagctgtatTCAAAAGCACACTTAAtgtttacttttacttttttttttttttaaagtaaagaaaaaagaaaacaagtacAATAGGCTAATATTATAGActcgtttttatttttataatggcAAAATCAAAAGGCTTAAGGTTAATTTAAATAGATAAGAATAGATAGGATAGAAATTCAGCCATAatgattgttctttatcatcaagcTAAAACAACCATTGATTTTTCGAGTAGATGGAATTCGAAtctagattttttattcaatatcgAGAGACTTTACTAGACACATTGCTAGACACGAGGCTAACTTGaatctgtttaaaaaaaaaagagatttagaGCACATTTTCcaacacattttattattaCAAAATTCATGTTAATCATTTTGGACTTCTATAGTAGTCCATAGAAGGTGATAGATGAGTAAGAGTATAAGTCTGTTAATTCAGATTAAATGCATAAATTCTTTCCAAAGCAAAtgtcaaaaaccaaaaaaagaaaaaagaaaaagaagagaaaaatcacGTGTAGGATATGTGACTTGTACATTGACACattcttcacaaaaaaattgtagagACATGCATATAAGTACCTATGCtcataaatttatttcagtCTAGACAATACGTCGCTGAAAGATTGCACATTCTAGGAGTCATAACTGCCAACACAAGCAATAAGAGAAAAACTACATATGATATTGAATATGATATCACATAGATTTGCATGTAGGGCTATCCACAGGCTTGTCTACAACACGAACTGGGATAACTGGAATTGAGTCCCACCATTCTTGCAGTCGTCTGTTTCCTTGGTTGTTGCCCACTTGCTTCCCTAGTTTTGATGTCATGGAGAAGCAATACAAAGTGATAGCCATAATGATGAACTTCATTGGTACTATTGCAAGTAAAATTGCTAATCCAATCATTGATATCATTACTATATCTGCGTGCTGCAACCAAGGGAAAAACAAGTTTAATGCAACTGAAATTGATAGAATAATACATGAAGAAGCATAATCATGcaactaaaaatatttatttcaagacttttaaattctaaataaataataaaaaccttaaaaaattcaagttgTACTAGTTACTGGCATGAGTAGCTAATCTAAGAGCTAGAAGAAATTCACAAATTTGTTACTTTCCATATTCTACCTTGACCTTATTCTAATGTTATGTATCACAATTCAACAATATTGTTGTTTACTTGTTTTTTGAGGATGGAGGAGTAGATCCTAAATGCTACAAATGACATTTAATTCCACACTTTAACATTCCATACACTTGTAACATTCAACATATCCTCCTCCTACCAGCTTCTCAGCAATAAAAAGAGCATTACAGCTTTCCTACATctcatttttccctttaaaaaaaagtttcaaatgaaCTAATATTCCTATCTAATATCAACAATTGAAAGAGCTGCTTATTGCTAAATCATTGTTCTTGTTTTTCAACAAGTTGTCATTACCTTGCTTATCTAAAGCCCATAACACAAGTTccatttcatcaaaattttgtGCAAGCTACTTCAAAATCAATCTAGCTTCACCTTCAATCTAATTGATGAGAAGGCAAAATagaattatttctttttattaaagaacTAACCTATATAATTCTTATTGGATTACTGATGGCATAACAAAGACAGGGAAACTTCCTTTTTACTCAACAACATTATTAGTTCTACTAATACAAAGTATGCAAACAATAGAACAATTTTATGTGCCAAAAAATCTATAGTAGAATGAAAGTGAATGCATAGGTTTGTACCATAGTACCTTACGAGCCTTTGAAATCAATATTGACCATAATTTCAATAATGCTATATTTGCTATCTGCACCACCTGATGAATAGTTTGTAATCCGTGTTGAGCCGAGACTATGCTCTCCATTGTAGTCTGGTCAGAGGCTGAGGAGACTACAATCTCTTTGCATttgtcattaatttttttttgtctagcTTGGATCATCTTTGCTACCACCCATAAAAAGAACAATGCACTTGCCTTGCCAAGCCACTCCCTAAGATGCCAAGATATTGTTAACCATATATTCCTTCACAATTTACTAGATCGATGGACATATTAAGCACCTTAAAATTTCTTCCAAAACAAATGCAAACTATAAATGATATGACAAACAACTTACTTGTATGTGATTAGAAGAGTAGCAGCAAAGACAACAAGGGTAGTTACTGGTCTTTCCCATGTGAAAATTTCTTCAAACCAAAGTAACACACCTTTAAGTGGCTTTAGTAGCTCCTAAATATCAACATTAGGACCACCCATGAGTTTCTTTTAAGAAGCACATTTAATACATTTGATCAATTGAAAAACGTACTAACGTTTTGTTTATGCCTAGAAAATAGGATTGAACcaaagtatataaaataaatttaaaccaGCCAAACTTATTATTGGTTGGCCTAGACTAGCCAATGCATGACACATAATGTTAGGTAATGTTCATTTCTTCCCTAAAACTTCGAGGTGTTGTAGCCCAATTCCCCCAACCCAAAACCCCTTTTTTTAGGGaaataagtataaaaattaCTGCATATCATGACTTTTGCATTTTTGCTGCTTACCCAGCTTCCATAGTTTGTTGTTATGTACTTACCATAAAAACAAGGGTACTTTCAGTGATTCCTTCCTCTTTCAACTCCTTAGTGGTAGCTTTGGCAAtgacaattttcttttcttcttctctagcTTGATTAATAGCAATCTCAAGTGAGGAGTTGTTGTCATCTATGCCACTTGCACACACATTTTCCTCACCAATTTCTTTTACTTCTACACTTGAGATGATTGACAATGACATGTTCATATTTTTGAGGGTTGAACTTGCACTGCATGGGTGTCCACTGTTGATCTTCTTCAGACTGTCCACGAGTTGTCCTAGTATATAATCTCCCTTTGGTAGCTCATCAAGCAATGCAAAAATCAAGAATTTTGTTGGAGTAGGGGGCGATATTCTTAGCATTTCTCTTGCAGCATGGAGCCTTATGATTCCCAATATTGTCCTtgcatgcatttcccatgcttGTATTGGACATTCCACcttatattttaataagaacTGGTGCATAAACATAATCTCCTTAATGAGTGCAAGCCAATGGTCCCGCCTTGTGGAGCTTGTCATCTCAGGAAACTCTAGTACAATTCCCTCAGATCTAGAAGATTGGCATGTAAGTAATGGTTACAAATCATGATTGCAAAAATTTAGATGTAATTGACAAACTTGCCTATTTGTGATGCATTTAGGCATGTCTATGCATGAGGTCACTATTTAAAGGATCATGTATCCTTGTTTTTAACAATCTAGATAAAAATTATCACCACTCCTAAACTATTGATTTGGATGCTCTAATGGCCCACACAAGTTGTAGTTGTTTAGCAATAATGCGGTCCTTCTAAGAATCAATTATTGTGATACACAAATTGATACTACtacttattgtttgtcatattTTTCCCAACAAATAGGGAAACTAGAAGAGATGTGCCCCCTTAAAACACCAGCATATAAGCAAGCTTATCTACTATTGAGAGCATATGTGAGTTCCAAATTCCAATGTTAATACTTTTTAATGTATATGAAAGTATCCTAATTCCAATGTTAATACTTTTTAATGTATATGAAAGTATCCTTACGATTCAGACTCATACAGTATGGCCTTGTCAAAAAGTGGAGCACCCCATGGGCCTGTGGAAACTGGTCTCACACTATGTTCCTTGTTCTCAGAAAGGTCTATTTTAAGGGCATCTTCATATGTTACAACTCCGGAAGCCTCAAAGTAGAGAGCATAATTTGTTAGTGTAAGCTTACCTGGACAAACAACCTTCGTGATAACTTTAAGCAATAATCATGtacataattaaatataataacatTCTAATTGGTcactaataaaacaaaattatgagACAAACCAGGCCAACTTGTTGCTCCAATGTGGCGCACCACTCTCTGCGAGCTTGCAGTTCCCTCGACATGCAATATAAATTCATCATCCCCTAGATCAACGCCATTTGGTGGCGCTTGTTTTTGCAAATGTTTTATGCATCTACAAAAAACAAGAATTCCACAAGGTAATGTGATTTAGAAGTGCTATTTCAAATGGTGTATTATAGCATCAtcaacactttttatttttattttaaagaaaaataaattagatagTAATCTTCCATTCCCCTCAAAGAAGAAGACTACTCAGCCTAAAAAGTGTATATTTCATAAGagatgtatataatttttttttcttaatcttaaaaaaaaaaagccaatttCTCAACTAAGTAGTTTAAattaaagcttaaaaaaaagttatatctCAATAGCTAATAGAAAAATATGCTTTCAACTAAATTCAGGTTCAAAACTCATGGAGtctaaagaaataaaagtaTATTATTGTGCGTGCTCAGATGATCTATTCAATGTACCCTTATGATCACAACCATCTATACCACTTGGGGGCAGAAAATTATTACCAATCTACCTTGTTTGACttggagggaaagaaaaaggGCATAAGAAGTCATATAACAGCATGATATCTAAACTTAAGCCTGTTTTATAGACTTTGTGCCAGGTATAACCAGAAAAATGAATTATATTGAACTAAAATGGATTCAGATGAAAATCAGGCATGAACAGCGTTGTTATGTGGTTCCCCCGTCTAATGCAGAATTAGGTAATCCCTATTTTCAACCAACCAATTTTACCCCTTAAAAGTGTTATACCTATTCTCCAACAACATAATtggtgtagaaaaaaaaaattacatgaggTTAAATTACTTGTCAATTTCTTTTAGATATTTGTCGTATGCAGGAAAATGCAGCCGGTTGCCTGTGGGTGCTGTTAGAGTTTCGAAGGTAAATCTTCCATTAACAAGATCTGCAACTAATGGAACTAGTGATCCCAACCACGCAAATGCATCTTCTCCAACATTAGGCTCGTTATCAACCTACCAACATAGTGCACAAAGTAAgtccaaataaaattaatttggagATTTACTGATACCTATGTGGCTATATCATTAAAGTATCCCATTTTCATGTCTCAACTTTGCTTGAACTTAAATTCCATTAGCTTCATGAGGTATATTTCATGATGTAGGCTAATTCTGAAGAAAAGTAATGCTTGCTCCATGGTAACAACAATTAATGAGGGGTAGCTTACAAGGAGTGGCATGATGTCTGAATAAAAAAGAGGAATATCATCTTGCTCTTGAGTCACTTTTACGGATACCTTCCCCTCTTCTTTCTCCTTTGCCACACATTCCTACAAACACCATAAATCAACaacataactaaataaataattggGAGATATGAGaggggaaaaaggaaaagaaaaacccagTAGTTAAAAAAggcacaaaatataaatgatgtCCATTTGTATTAGAAAAATAGAAGTTAAGATCACTCAAGCGGATTTATGGTGAAGATGATTGATATGTATACTTTTATCGTGTAATTAGTATCTATTTTCTACCATTTAAAACTAAGcaaaacgttttaaacaaatGTGGCACATCTAGTCTTAGCCTACCCAAGTTGAGCTTCATTAATCAAAATTGATGCTTGCCTAGTGCAACACATCATTATCCAAAAGGTCTGACAAATTTGTGGAAGTTTGACTTTAATTATTATGTGATGATGTGGCTTTCATATGGGAGAACGTATTGACCTAAGATACTATTTCCCATTGCATGGTTTGCCTTCAACAATGTTATAAGTCTAGTAGAAAGGCCATGaactaaaattaaattaaatttattgtagCAGCAGGAGAAAGGCATATCAAGCAAATGGCTGAACAAGCATTAAGTAATGAGCAATAAAAAGAGGATCCTGACACTGATTTAGTtaaaaagtagcaaaaataaattgttgagttatgcaatatatataagttaatacatttattttctGTAGTCTACTCCAGATGGCAATCTAGGTGCGGGATTTCCATATGACAATATCAAGCTACTATCTTAGAATATAAGAAGTATAAAGTACAACTGACCTTTTAAGCCCACTttattttgaagtaaaaaaaaaaaaaaaaaaaaaaaaaaaaaaaaaaaaaggtagaataTAGTCAATTAACTTTCTTATGactattttagtttaaaaaaaaaaaaaaaaaatttcttttgactGTGTATTAACTGAAAATTTGATGGGAGACTTCTTTGTTTTGACAATGAAATTTCCACatcatatttttaaatgaatttaatcAGCCTTATACATATCCTGCCCTAGGGTATAATTCTATAATATGATGGgaaatttacaaaataacaaTTGGAAGGGTGAGTGTGTAGCATGCATTTGGTAGTTTAGGAGTTTTTCCAAATATTGTTGTCACTAGATATCAATAACTAAATAGTT
The DNA window shown above is from Quercus lobata isolate SW786 chromosome 7, ValleyOak3.0 Primary Assembly, whole genome shotgun sequence and carries:
- the LOC115953854 gene encoding uncharacterized protein LOC115953854 yields the protein MANLKKHLSSIANDVVHRCALKLDTSTDNLVEEFEAGWNPETNGYSRKFVEFCSAKSLTYMCQNIEENISNGSFSRFTFDMMLAWEMPSSTDEEACMECVAKEKEEGKVSVKVTQEQDDIPLFYSDIMPLLVDNEPNVGEDAFAWLGSLVPLVADLVNGRFTFETLTAPTGNRLHFPAYDKYLKEIDKCIKHLQKQAPPNGVDLGDDEFILHVEGTASSQRVVRHIGATSWPGKLTLTNYALYFEASGVVTYEDALKIDLSENKEHSVRPVSTGPWGAPLFDKAILYESESSEGIVLEFPEMTSSTRRDHWLALIKEIMFMHQFLLKYKVECPIQAWEMHARTILGIIRLHAAREMLRISPPTPTKFLIFALLDELPKGDYILGQLVDSLKKINSGHPCSASSTLKNMNMSLSIISSVEVKEIGEENVCASGIDDNNSSLEIAINQAREEEKKIVIAKATTKELKEEGITESTLVFMELLKPLKGVLLWFEEIFTWERPVTTLVVFAATLLITYKEWLGKASALFFLWVVAKMIQARQKKINDKCKEIVVSSASDQTTMESIVSAQHGLQTIHQVVQIANIALLKLWSILISKARKHADIVMISMIGLAILLAIVPMKFIIMAITLYCFSMTSKLGKQVGNNQGNRRLQEWWDSIPVIPVRVVDKPVDSPTCKSM